aaatctttaaatttgctataaattaaaaaactataaacaatacaaaataaaaagaatgtgttttttttcaaatttgtaaatgtaaaatttgtgaatcttaaaaaaaatgatatcttTATCGTGGATTTAGAAGCTACTATCAAAATTTCTAAtaacttatttttgaatatattttttaaaaaaatttgaaaactttttaaaacaatttaaaataatgtttacatgaaaaaaaaaccttcttttaactaaaataaatagcatagcatagcatagcattggtgtctacccgtagctgctacttcgttattgaccaggacccccaaacattgctccgtggaccacagatgaaaagtaggaaccaatcatcaccccttcgcaattttcaaaggtccctatcgtgctgatcaataccgacgccggccacgaccagtggtaagacacggggaagtggatgggaatgttagtccgatacttgagtgatgggaccgccaaatcgactgcgtctccgacaaagtatcacatgagttttgaggggttagtaagatgggtatgaggtcaggattcactgtggtaggtgatgcgaccatgagcaatttgtttatgggttgaaattttaaaaatcttaggcagccggctgcggaaagatacctatctaaggatttaaatatagtattaattcgaccgcgattctccagagaaactccgtcggcgtgccttccgatcaacggtgatgtaggaagggcttcattcattaaaattattttatatcataagccttaaaacatatccgtcgacgtgccttccgatcctcgatgatatggaaaggacttaatccagcaatacgacttgcttgtctcaaaaaacaaaaatcggatcgtttctatcgaaaactatataaagagaacaaaaataaaattcatcggccaacgaacgcgcgaacaaaaaataaatgaaaaaagaagaagaagaaatccaatcaccccaccatgtacacaaatagcgacacaaaagagacggaaaataacacgaaaaaaaacaggactgcgcgtctacacaggcaccgcaccactcaCTTTCTTTTaactaaaataaataatataaaaagtaaaatataggatttttttaaatttgatttattaatAAACAAGCTCAATTTAAGGTATTTGCGGTGGCAGCGCTTCGGGGAAGACGACGGTCGCGCAGAAGATCATCGAGAGTCTGGACGTTCCGTGGGTGACGCTGCTGTCGATGGACTGTTTTTACAAGATTTTAAACGAGAAGCAGCACCACCAGGCCCTGAGGAACGAGTACAACTTTGACCATCCGGACGCGTTCGACATTGAGCTGATGAAGGACGTGCTGCAGCGGCTGAAGGAGGGCCGGAAGGTTGAGGTTCCGGTGTACAATTTTGTGACGCACTCGCGCGAGCAGCACACCAAGACGATGTACGGGGCGAATGTAATTATATTTGAGGGGATTTTGACGTTTCACAACCCGGAGATTGTGAAAATGCTGGACATGAAGATCTTTGTGGACACGGATTCGGACATCCGTTTGGCGCGGCGTTTGAAGAGGGACATTCAACAGCGTGGCCGGGATTTGGAGGGTGTGCTGAAACAGTACTCGACGATGGTGAAGCCGGCGTACAGCAATTACATTGCGCCGACGATGGCACACGCGGATATTATCGTTCCTCGCGGATCCAGCAATATGGTCGCGATCCAGCTGATTGTCCAACATGTCCACACGCAGCTGCAGCTGAGAGGCTTCAAGCTGCGGGAAGCTCTTGCCCATTCTTACATTGGCCAGCCGATGCCGGACTCGCTCAAGTTGCTGCCAACGACGCCCCAGATCAAGGGCCTGCACACGTTCATCCGGAACGCCAGCACGCCGCGGGACGAGTTTATCTTCTACTCGAAACGGCTCATCCGGCTGGTCCTGGAGTACGCCCTGTCGCTGCTTCCGTTCAAGAACGTCGAGGTGGAAACGCCCCAGAACGTTCCGTACAAGGGTAAACGGTTGGCCTGCCAGAAGATTTGCGGCGTGTCGATTCTGCGCGCCGGCGAGACCATGGAGCAGGCCGTCAGCGACGTTTGCAAGCACATCCGGATCGGCAAGATCCTCATCCAGACGAACCAGCTGACCGGCGAACCGGAACTGTATTATCTGCGTCTTGCCAAGGACATCAAGGACTATCGCGTGATTCTGATGGACGCGACCGTGGCGACGGGAGCGGCGGCCATTATGGCGATCCGCGTCCTGCTCGATCACGACGTCCCCGAGGAGAACATTATGCTGGCGTCGCTGCTGATGGCCGAAATTGGCGTCCACTCGATTGCGTACGCGTTCCCGAAGGTGCAAATCGTCACGTCCGCGCTCGATCCGGAAATTAACGAAAAGTTTTACGTGATTCCTGGAATTGGCAACTTTGGCGACCGCTACTTCGGCACGGAACCGACCGACGGAGACGTTCTGTACGAGTAGTAAGTGCTTGTGGATGTCTCCCCCTTTTAAAGTGTGTGCGTTTTGCCATATGTTACtctcaaaaaacacaaaaatatatacacaaaataaaatgtaatctTAAATGGAAATAAAggaacaaatgtttaaaaatcgatgtgtttttgtattgtgtCACGTTCCCTAAAAAAACAATCTCTCGCGAAAAATATTAGGAATTTAGTCGCTAATAATATCCGAAAAGGATTGTTTTTAAAGAATCCAAACaattatcattaaattttatggcagcttttttttttttttaaaaaataaggtgtTTCACAAACTGAGAAATAGGGAAACACAGAAActtagaaattcagaaattgtagaagaaattcaaaaatatacatctgaagtttttttaatggtccaataaacaaaatttagtgttttagaagacccctgactcaaggctctttcaaaaacacaaaaaaaaatgtttaaaggacctttaaaaaaccaGATATGAttataatatgaaaaacatattttaaaattgagaaattaaaaaaagatcagagaattaaaaaaattaaaatacaaacatgcatacaaaaaatttaaaaattaataactcacaattacaaaacaaaaaattgaggggccgtggctgactggttacggtgttcgctttgtaagcgattggtcctgggttcgattcccatgtgctcccaacgagaaagtataggaaatataaatcttgaaactctgaacatgaactaaaaatcaaagtcgctcgagtcggggttcgatcccccgtcctttggattggtaagcaaaaatgctaaccactaggccattgcgacttggtgagctatgactggaattaggaatactgttactatcaactatatacgcgctgggtccttgtccatagggacgtggcgttacatcgtgctgccacctggtttttttaagcgcaagagtggaaaagtgctgagtcatcgtctaaaaatagacggcgtcctatctcgcccagcaaaatgaagtcgataaagtagtcggtttcgatgagaaaaagtggaaaacgtggtctaaaaatagcgacgccatccccctatttgacaagggttcggaagttctaaataacgtttgaatccgattggtccaaacgttcttcagggcggggcttgtcgataaagctgaagtacctcgcgctcggctagccagcgtagaaatgggtcaccgaagctcggcagagctaacatcttccaaatgcctatgcaagttatttgcatgtatagaatgtagatctaaaaatacatggaaacaactcaatatgtaagaagcgaccgcgtggtcccgtttggttggttgcacatacacacacacccaactcacaattacaaaaaaaatatgatccaaaaatgtaaaattcagtattttacaaatacaaaaaatcaaaaaatatcaaaggtTCTAAATTAAAGAACAAAAATCGAAAGTTCTAATAATCAACACTTCAACAcacaaaattataattaaaaaaaatgtaagtcaAAAAtgtaactcaaaaaaatataaaacttgaATTACAGAATTACCTAAATTTATAGAAATGGTCTAGGAAGAATCTAAAACTCcaggaatttgaattttttaaaaacagttcGTACTCTGTTCCCCGAAGTCCTCGTCATGATTTCCAAtctaaaaattcattaaatttgattttctaaactaaaatataacttcattggaaatttaggaACTTGTAAATTTAAGGACttaagaattgaggaatttaaaaatttaagaatttagagttcaaaaattaaagaatttagagttaaagtattaaagaatttaagagtttatgaatttaaaaattgaggaatccaagaattaaaaaatcaaaaaaattaggaatttaaaatttttagattttgatattttagaacTTAACCTAAAATACAACTCCCAGCATTTCAGaacttggaaatttaaaaataagtaatttaagaatttaagaaaattaagagaTTTAAGAATCaaagaacttaagaattgaggaatttaataatttaaaaatttaataacttaagaattgaggaatttaataatttaaaaatttaagaattttacttttttctaaaaatgtaaaattcttaaatttttaaattcctcaattcttaagttcttttgatctcttaattttcttaaattcttaaattactaatttttaaatttccaagttCTTAAATGCTGGGAGTTATATTTTaggttaaattcttaaattttcaaattctaaaaattttaaattcctaaatttttcaatttttaaattcttggattccttttaaattcttaaactcttaaaaaatctaaatttggaattttagattttttttgaaaaatttaaaaatttcggaatttaaaaattcaggaatttaaaaattttagaataaaaaactcaagaatctAAAAGCTTatagaattaaaaattttagaattttaaaattgaagaattaagaaattgcaaaatatgactccaagcattcataaatttctaaattaaaaagttataattttagaatttaagaaaatgaaggaatttataaatttaaagcttacgaatttaaaaatttaaaaattaaggatttaggaattaaagaatttaagagtttaagaatttaaaaatttaagaatttcattatttaaaaattcaggaatttaaaaatttaacctaAAGTATGACTCCAAGCATTTAAGAAAataactggagttttttttttgaaaaggtccaataaaccaaatttccagtttttgctttttgggtgtttttgaaaccgccttgagtcaggggtataaaaaaaacacccaaaatgcaaaaactgaaaatttggtttattggtccttttcaaaaaaaaaaactccagataaaggaatttagaaatttaagaattgaggaattttaaaatttaacatttttagaattattaatttaagaatttagaaatttcagaatttaaccttaaatacgactccaatcatctttaaatttcaaaattcaaataattataaattttagaatttaagaaaatgaaggaatttagaaatttgagaatttatgaaataacaaaattaaaaaaatagaattttagagtttaaaaattaaaaagttcaagCATTGAAGAAATGACGAATTTAATAgtttcagaattaaaaaattaaagaatttaaccTAAAGTTTGACTCCAAGCATTTAAGAAttgagcaattaaaaaaatagttatttaagGAAATAAaggaattaagaaatttaagaattaaagaatttaataattcaacatttttagaatttcaatttaagaattgaattgaagttcaagaattaaagaattgaagaatttaaaaatgtaagaatGCAACCTAAAATATGACACCTAGCATTTAATTAATTGGAGGTTTAAAAATTAGCAATTTtagaattcatgaaaattaattaatttagaaatttcagaatgtacgatttttttaaatccaaaaaagtgagaatttaaaagttttagaattaaaaaaaaataagaaatagaaacttaaaaattcaacaatttgaaattttaagaataccacttttttttgtatttatcctAAAATATGACTTCTGCATTTAGGATTTAAGTAAATCAGGGAattgagaaattttagaatttataaatttaagaatttgggattttttgttgttttaatttttttttattttaggactctttaattttaaatttttgctgtctttattttatttgagcattttaaataattcagaATGCTCAAATTGAATAAAgacaacaaaaatttaaaaataaagagttcaaaaatttaaaaaaagacaacaaaaaatcccgaatttattaattgttaatttttttttttctccctagAACCTCAGGAAATTGGATTTCTGCGAAAAGTGacacaaacatgtttttttttttcaagcaaaatttttATTCCTTTAAATAATTACGTTTTCGGCGAAACATCGCGAAACGCCAACGCCGTGATCGCCTTCAGGTGCGCGTGGTACTCTCGCTCAATCGACTTCGTCTCAATCTTCCACAGCCGGGCGTGCCCATCCGACGACGCCGTGAACAGATACTTGGAATCGTTGCTGAACACGGCGTCCCACATCCAGTACTTTTCAATCTTCAGCTCGGCGTGCAGCTGAAACGTGTCCGTCTTGTAGATCTTGGCCGTCCCATCCCCCGAACAGGTCACCAGCAGGCTCGAATCCGGACTAAACTTACACCTCAACGCGTACCGCGAGTGCGCCTCAATCCGCAGCTTCGGATCCGTTTGCGTCAGCTGCGTCTCACTGTTCGAGCTGTTCCTCAAACTCCAAATGTAACAATTGCCCTTATTGTTAACCGCCGCCATAAACGCCCCGTTCGGACTGATAGCAATGTCCTGGATCGAGGCCTCCACCTCCGGAATCAGCTGCTCGTGCACGTCCGACTTGACGTCCCACAAATAGACACTTCCGCCCTGACTCCCGATCGCCAGCTCGACCTGGTTCGGGTGCAGACAAACCGCGTTCACCGGCGTCAAACAGTCAAACATCCGCTTGCAGGCCGGGCTCTGCGAGCTCATGTCCCAAATGCGCACCTTGCAGTCCTCCCCGCCCGTGTACATCCACTTGCCGTCCTCCTGGAACCCAACCCGCGTCACGTTCTTCATGACGCACTCAAAGTTGACCACCGGATAGCTAAAGTTCATGTCGTACAGCCGGATGTGCTGGTAGCCGCCCGCCGCCAGAATCGTCCCGTTCGGGATGATGTCCAGTGCGTTTACTTGCTGTAAAAAAAACGAGATAAATAAACCGGTCCCGGAACGGGAAATCATCCATTTTCTCACGGAATCGGTGTGCTGAAGTGTGCGGTAGCAAAAGCCCGAGTACGGCTGCCACAGCTTGATCGTGTGGTCGTACCCACCGGTGGCCAGCATCGGCTCGTTGAACGGATCGGACATTTTCCGgcaaactattgaaacaattattATTCAGAAAAATGCCTTCTTTTTCGGTGAGAACGGAACCAAAACAtcgatttgtttacatttaatTCAACTGACAGCACTCTCAAAGTGACAGCATTTTTGCACGTCGAGATGAAAATGGTCAACATTAATTGAAACGTTGGCGACCACACGGAATGCCGGGATTAAATTTTAAAGGctgattttcagaaaaaataaattatctgCCATGGTTCTAaggaagcgttcttttattacgtaacgcgaaaaatcggacttttagaccccctctcccccccccctcgtaacaaaatttccatacaaattttaaaaaatttgtatagagcgtaacacggcctccgaccccccctcccccccctacagcgttacgtaataaaagaacgctccttaacatttcagtaaaaaaaaaaacgtaaattaatccacctttaggtggttggtgccttcctcgcattgataaagtgaatacactacacagcctcaaaaaagtgtataaataattaaaaaagaaactagtggttggtactagtaaaagtggccgacagctatgaagagaacttctttttttaataatccaacaattaaacaaaatctaaatttaataattaagaggcagtatttgtaaatattgctcggtttgttctagaggtcgtatagaggtgcttcgatttggatgaaactttcagcgtttgtttgtctatgcatgagatgaactcatgccaaatatgagccctctacgacaaagggaaatggggtaaaacgggctttgaagtttgaggtcgaaaaaaacattaaaaatcttaaaattgcttgcatttccgtaaaacttcttcaattccaattctcttagatgcattcgaaaggtcttttgaagcacttcaaaatttgCCATAGACATCTAGGATTGGTTTGAGtttttctcataacttttgcaaataactgttaaaaatgttttttttttaaccttaatatctttttccatcAGCCTCCAACACTCATACTCCCagaggtcaaaagataggtaattgggtcctaaaatgaagtttagattgctgatattattgtttacagcgataaagcttatttttctgagtacaatgaccctttgtacgactacaaagagtttaaaatggatttttaaatcaattttgaaaaattaacctcgcggtccttcttgacagaaaagctcctacttgacagctcgttccaaggggaccatagttgatccatcgaaaaaatgttgtcttgtcaaaaaaaaattttgcattaaaatgaaaaaaagtgatcagaaatggttttcaatcgtgttttttatcgttgtacatacaaattgacatagggctttagtacccaatttcatggactataagcctacggaaataactttttggccaatcgcagtttttctcatagtttttcgatttttctataacaaacattttacaacgttagtttttgccctgtgagccgtcatagcggcactttttggtctcaattttgtcatattcggaatcctcggaaaatttcacgaaagttagaagtattggagttgtaaatttgatttaaaaaataattaaataaatcatttttggaaaaaaaacgtttgatttacttttcaatgtgatcaatacgtcaaatgctgtatcaagtaggcaaatatctgttttacccctaatccgacaaattaaaaaaaaatttaattcattttaaatggcatttttttcaatcaaatttacaactccaatacttcgaacttacgtgaaatttttcgaggattccgaatatgacaaaattgagaccaaaacaAGGACCAAAAAGTTCCGCTATGAcgacctacagggcaaaaactaacgttgtaaaatgtttgttatagaaatatcgaaaaactatgagaaaaactgcgattggccaaaaagttatttccgttggcttatagtccataaaattacctatcttttgacctacggGAGTATGAGTGTTGGAGGCTGtaggaaaaagatattaaggttttaaaaaaataaatttttaacagttatttgcaaaagctatgagaaaaaatcaaaccaatcctggatgtctatggcacattttgaagtgctttaaaagacctttcgaatgcacctaagagagttggaattgaaaaagttttacggaaatgcgagcaattttaagatttttaatgtttttttgacctcaaacttcaaagcccgttttaccccatttCCGTTTGTCgaagagggctcatatttggcatgagatcatctcatgtatagacaaacaaacgctgaaagtatcatccaaatcggagcacctcgatacgacctgttacacattggtgaaaaactcgctcttaagaaaataaaaaaaatgcattttgtaatcctgaaattaaaaaaattaagaattaagaGTTCAAGATTttatgaattatttaaaaaattttaaatttattgaaaatttagttttatgatttttatattttatatttttttcggagtTGCGTTCGTGaagttgaacggtgcgggtcgcggtcatcacgcaagattttcgttgccgtttccgtctttgttgtccccccgattgtgtttgtttttctatccgggcggtttcgttttttcgaatattatttggttttatctttccacagccggctgtctaagattgaatcatttattcaaaatcaacaccaaataaccgggaatattctcatccgcatcatccgactgTTTACCTTGAGAATTCATAATCCATCAcactataaaataaaatttattgattattgggtcgcatcatcatcctctatgatgaatcctggccattaccttaacccactaacaaaatcccaagtagaagtagttttccggcacacgcgggggtgtggatatcgtatataACCCACctttggtagcaacctgtgctaactaacattcccgtcccaatcccccgagatctacaaactgacatggcgagcgccgttggtggccaacgactgttacctatttgctccagatctagttttgatgatcttgatgttttatcttttcagcccCGCATAAAATTATATGATGATTTGCACTGTTAAAACCATGCAGTTACAATAGATATCATAATATCTATGGTAAGTTTATTGTTGACTTTTTCGAACTTTATTGGAATGAAGATAGAGCTACCTTAAAATTCATGATTACAGCAAATATTATGGTTCTGTTATTGGAAATCTCATAATgcatttttatcaattattttttacagtAAGTTTCattgttatattttaaatacaaaacatCACAATCTACGTTGACAagctcaaatcaaataaaatcaaattataaaaatattaaagtacttaaatattaaaatattaaactattttcatttaaaaagtattgaaatactaaaatattaaactatttttataaaaaatattttgaaaaattaagatgttaaaaaattgaaacattgaaatattaaaaaataaataaattttaaaatattaaatatcaaAAGAGTCGAAAATAGAAATATTTCAGTAATAAAATATTCGTAAAATAATTATATGgcaacacaaaaaatattagattttttcgaaattttaacattttagaatTAAATGTTGTTTGATTGCTTCTACACATTGTGAAGTTTTGATACTCTGacactttatattttttgattttattacacTCAAactccgatggtttgacaccaactgttgtcaaaccaacggggtcactttttagtttgacaccccttttacatggagttcacatacactaccaaacgttcgttttgatagtgtgcgtgagcgccgtgtaaaaagagACAGTTTATCGCttttcagtttgtttttttttttaaacgaaatagtgaccaaccaccgggagtTGAGTGtattgaaacatttaaacatttaaacatttaaacatttaaacatttaaacatttaaacaattaaatatataaactttttttcgaaaaataaatattactgcgggcgttaataattagagttcacgcgcggcgatacgaccgcaagataatggtcgcatgacagccgcatgacaaccgcagaacaattttttgtctgttgtcaaaggttgccttgagttttcagctgactttttggaaaatattcaaaacaaaccaagttgacagccaaatcaatgcataatttcagttcaacttgctgatttttacccTGCGGAagttaggcggcaataatctcctgtaactcacagcgatggagaaacgtgattttatctcgcaataagcaataataAGTATCAACAAACGAACCTACCCTGTCAcggcgttctagcaggattctagcagagttcttacagagctggatattcttacagaattctagcagaaatgttcgaccgttctagcaggattctgacagaaccagctttGCTAGagtatttcgtgactgggtaacATGACACTTAATATGTGCAGCCGTCGCTCTTGCAACGGACACACCATTACACTGAACCCGTGCGACGCTCCTGAAACGAACGCACCATAGTTGAGCGAGCTGTCAAAGTTTTTCACTCGCGCGTGCTCGATCCTGTCTGTGTCTGTATTCGGTCGCAGTGTTAACCGAAATTTTCAACGGTAAATCGCGTGTGCTCGTGAAAAAGTAACATCCAGCGGTTGGCCTCAGGATTCTGAATGCGTTCCTGGTGTTGGACACATCCGCCGGGTGTTCGAACTGTTCCGACGATGGCGAAGAGTTTTGCTTTAAAACAACGAATGTTTCAGGTGGGTTATATTTGCGGAGGGCGGAATCCCGTCCCACGGCATACATTTtcttttgcctgcttgagctgCTTGGATATTGGCTGATGCATGAAGTGATTTGTTCATCTTTTTTCGGCACACTCAACAAACGTCAAACCAaacaaaattgctgccggatcttttccgggagagatccggaaaaagatccggcagcaatttttaCTGATTTGACATTTGCTGAGGAtgccgaaaagttttttttgtgttactcTCGCAAAAgacaa
This is a stretch of genomic DNA from Culex pipiens pallens isolate TS chromosome 1, TS_CPP_V2, whole genome shotgun sequence. It encodes these proteins:
- the LOC120424300 gene encoding uridine-cytidine kinase-like 1, translated to MVLDTSAQTAVSKDSQNALSSASSDSDSAEQKEEVIEGPELDRIECCPASPTTVPNQRTCQRSNSSGSQVRSPKPRRQRTTSVNQNTTNCTNEAIIRANHRTIYTAGRPPWYNCAGQQVEPFVIGICGGSASGKTTVAQKIIESLDVPWVTLLSMDCFYKILNEKQHHQALRNEYNFDHPDAFDIELMKDVLQRLKEGRKVEVPVYNFVTHSREQHTKTMYGANVIIFEGILTFHNPEIVKMLDMKIFVDTDSDIRLARRLKRDIQQRGRDLEGVLKQYSTMVKPAYSNYIAPTMAHADIIVPRGSSNMVAIQLIVQHVHTQLQLRGFKLREALAHSYIGQPMPDSLKLLPTTPQIKGLHTFIRNASTPRDEFIFYSKRLIRLVLEYALSLLPFKNVEVETPQNVPYKGKRLACQKICGVSILRAGETMEQAVSDVCKHIRIGKILIQTNQLTGEPELYYLRLAKDIKDYRVILMDATVATGAAAIMAIRVLLDHDVPEENIMLASLLMAEIGVHSIAYAFPKVQIVTSALDPEINEKFYVIPGIGNFGDRYFGTEPTDGDVLYE
- the LOC120424286 gene encoding protein LST8 homolog, with the protein product MSDPFNEPMLATGGYDHTIKLWQPYSGFCYRTLQHTDSQVNALDIIPNGTILAAGGYQHIRLYDMNFSYPVVNFECVMKNVTRVGFQEDGKWMYTGGEDCKVRIWDMSSQSPACKRMFDCLTPVNAVCLHPNQVELAIGSQGGSVYLWDVKSDVHEQLIPEVEASIQDIAISPNGAFMAAVNNKGNCYIWSLRNSSNSETQLTQTDPKLRIEAHSRYALRCKFSPDSSLLVTCSGDGTAKIYKTDTFQLHAELKIEKYWMWDAVFSNDSKYLFTASSDGHARLWKIETKSIEREYHAHLKAITALAFRDVSPKT